From one Sphingomonas sp. BT-65 genomic stretch:
- a CDS encoding TfoX/Sxy family protein — protein sequence MAADMALVEWAKESLAPLGTISFRRMMGAGVLYCDGTVFAVVDAEAIYFKSDAESAPIWDSAGCPPFTFEGKDGETVATKFRRAPDDVYDDADAMRQWAALGVEAGLRAPAKKPKASRRAR from the coding sequence ATGGCGGCTGACATGGCATTGGTCGAATGGGCCAAGGAGTCGCTGGCGCCGCTGGGGACGATCAGCTTCCGGCGGATGATGGGTGCGGGCGTGCTCTATTGCGACGGCACGGTGTTCGCGGTGGTCGACGCGGAAGCGATCTACTTCAAGTCGGATGCCGAGAGCGCGCCGATCTGGGATTCGGCCGGCTGCCCGCCCTTCACCTTCGAGGGAAAGGACGGCGAGACCGTCGCGACGAAATTCCGCCGCGCGCCGGACGACGTGTACGACGATGCGGATGCGATGCGGCAATGGGCGGCGCTGGGGGTGGAGGCCGGGCTTCGCGCGCCCGCGAAGAAGCCGAAGGCTAGCCGCCGAGCGCGTTGA